A stretch of the Streptomyces showdoensis genome encodes the following:
- the tpg gene encoding telomere-protecting terminal protein Tpg, with protein MTKSVGEGLNNALEQAVTRPAPKSPGVQMRYLVKQLKGTKAAAQALGISQRTVERYIKNQLKKPRPDLAARLSSEVKKRWQPRVKAQAKKTAGTSSGLVIDVQGRLGYSAPVGTTDEARERHLTVALPPRFAERLFTAQEQGASESQLQQIAAEGLKETYFQNHGTRAGSLEEVHLFDVQHIEFGL; from the coding sequence ATGACCAAGTCCGTTGGCGAGGGACTCAACAACGCACTAGAACAAGCCGTCACACGCCCAGCACCCAAGAGCCCGGGCGTCCAGATGCGCTACCTGGTCAAGCAGCTGAAAGGAACCAAGGCCGCAGCCCAAGCCCTCGGGATCTCCCAGCGCACCGTCGAGCGGTACATCAAGAACCAGCTCAAAAAACCGCGCCCGGACCTCGCCGCCCGACTGTCCAGCGAGGTGAAAAAGCGGTGGCAGCCCCGCGTGAAGGCGCAAGCGAAGAAGACCGCCGGCACGAGCAGCGGCCTCGTCATCGACGTCCAGGGCCGCCTCGGCTACAGCGCGCCCGTCGGCACCACGGACGAGGCACGCGAACGCCACCTCACCGTAGCGCTGCCGCCGCGCTTCGCCGAGCGCCTGTTCACAGCGCAGGAGCAGGGCGCCTCTGAGAGCCAGCTCCAGCAGATCGCTGCCGAAGGACTCAAGGAGACCTACTTCCAAAACCATGGGACGCGGGCCGGGAGCCTGGAGGAAGTGCATCTGTTCGACGTCCAGCACATCGAGTTCGGCCTCTGA
- the tap gene encoding telomere-associated protein Tap gives MPTQDELFDAVDALLAGEPEMPPPAERARLREAAGVTQARLAQVLETSTQTVKNWEAGRSEPRPPRRAPYQRLLEGWAQKYPAPAPEASTTPVQQPPRLEEPCAPAPETPPAPTPAAAAPGQPRRLEAAPSPAATARPTALRRPGAKKAAASKPVTAAPPASDPRFVHGPLAVIDVDDEGQVLAYCVGGLVLDVPAKTLPSLVEWTLTEAQVGAQRLNGSGKDADPLLVLTKTALERFGLPAELTDQERLAGRLPDAHKAIAQLTREQWQLTKRGLGPWARIYRPAQGGRRSCVQLCIPSWNALDTRSWGHAADLPPAELASVLGTYATRVMTPRGSTAVTGLELMTALHPPTRASAPDETGKRHSEHNPGSLGKEPMDPAPCEATDGHPVLSHLPRFHVRTPAEKLFEEAYDWARPLTDDECMKRHLVGIDVNMAFAASANGAVVGLATPPVHVTHPVFDAKTPGSWLVDLSHVDLSRVQVGKQWHTLDGDLLPSPFTPTGKRPEGPAWYATPTVAYAAELGYDVAPTEAFIRTESGRYLDGWYKRLRDAYVSTMADLGVTENLTPPQLLAAMDGYKRRDPQAAIVLDAIKSTVKNGIGKFQEKARGGGWRPGQPWPALTRPTWRPDIRAAVISRARIGMHRKMVALAAAAGRYPVAVLSDCAVYAADGPSPLDVLPYDDAGKTVPGSFRLGVSPGMVKHEGTQTTLWAEELRERVQAPELNLARYIKTGDVTTADTGE, from the coding sequence ATGCCGACTCAGGATGAGCTGTTCGATGCGGTGGATGCGTTGCTGGCCGGGGAGCCGGAGATGCCACCGCCGGCGGAGCGGGCGCGGCTGCGTGAGGCGGCCGGGGTCACGCAGGCGCGGCTCGCGCAGGTCCTGGAGACCAGTACGCAGACGGTGAAGAATTGGGAGGCGGGCCGCAGCGAGCCACGGCCCCCGCGCCGCGCGCCGTATCAGCGTCTGCTGGAGGGATGGGCGCAGAAGTATCCCGCCCCCGCCCCGGAGGCGTCCACCACCCCGGTTCAGCAGCCGCCAAGGCTCGAGGAACCATGCGCCCCGGCGCCGGAGACGCCCCCGGCCCCGACACCTGCTGCTGCGGCACCCGGACAGCCCCGCAGGCTCGAAGCAGCACCCAGCCCGGCGGCTACAGCTCGTCCAACGGCATTGCGGCGCCCGGGCGCGAAGAAGGCCGCCGCTTCGAAGCCCGTGACCGCCGCGCCCCCCGCCTCCGATCCGAGGTTTGTGCATGGCCCGCTGGCCGTCATCGACGTCGATGACGAGGGTCAGGTTCTCGCGTACTGCGTGGGCGGTCTGGTCCTGGACGTGCCCGCGAAGACACTGCCCTCGCTGGTGGAGTGGACACTGACCGAAGCACAGGTGGGTGCGCAGCGGCTGAACGGCTCGGGTAAGGACGCCGACCCGCTGCTCGTCCTCACGAAAACCGCCCTGGAGCGCTTCGGCCTGCCCGCCGAGCTCACCGACCAGGAACGCCTGGCCGGCCGCCTGCCCGACGCCCACAAGGCGATCGCCCAGCTGACGCGGGAGCAGTGGCAGCTCACGAAACGCGGTCTCGGCCCCTGGGCACGGATCTACCGCCCCGCCCAGGGCGGCCGCCGTTCCTGCGTCCAGCTGTGCATCCCGTCCTGGAACGCGCTCGACACCCGCAGCTGGGGCCACGCCGCGGACCTCCCCCCTGCCGAACTCGCCTCCGTTCTCGGTACATACGCCACCCGGGTCATGACCCCCCGAGGATCCACCGCCGTCACCGGCCTGGAGCTGATGACCGCCCTCCACCCACCGACCCGGGCCTCCGCCCCGGACGAGACGGGCAAGCGGCACAGCGAGCACAACCCCGGCTCCCTGGGCAAGGAGCCGATGGACCCGGCGCCGTGCGAGGCGACCGACGGCCACCCCGTCCTCTCCCACCTGCCCCGCTTCCACGTCCGGACCCCGGCCGAGAAACTCTTCGAGGAGGCCTACGACTGGGCGCGCCCGCTCACCGACGACGAGTGCATGAAGCGTCATCTCGTCGGCATCGACGTGAACATGGCCTTCGCCGCCAGCGCCAACGGCGCGGTCGTCGGCCTCGCCACCCCGCCCGTCCACGTCACCCACCCCGTCTTCGACGCGAAGACACCCGGCTCGTGGCTGGTCGACCTCTCCCACGTCGACCTGTCCCGCGTGCAGGTCGGCAAGCAGTGGCACACCCTCGACGGCGATCTCCTGCCCAGCCCGTTCACTCCGACCGGCAAGCGTCCCGAAGGGCCTGCCTGGTACGCGACCCCGACCGTCGCCTACGCCGCCGAACTCGGCTACGACGTCGCCCCCACCGAGGCCTTCATCCGCACGGAATCGGGCCGTTACCTCGACGGTTGGTACAAGCGGCTGCGCGACGCTTATGTGTCGACGATGGCCGACCTCGGCGTCACCGAGAACCTGACACCACCACAACTGCTCGCGGCGATGGACGGCTACAAGCGGCGCGACCCGCAGGCGGCGATCGTCCTGGACGCGATCAAGTCGACGGTGAAGAACGGCATCGGGAAGTTCCAGGAGAAGGCACGCGGAGGAGGCTGGCGGCCGGGACAGCCCTGGCCGGCTCTCACCCGCCCGACGTGGCGCCCGGACATCCGCGCCGCCGTGATCTCCCGCGCCCGGATCGGCATGCACCGCAAGATGGTGGCACTGGCCGCCGCCGCCGGCCGCTACCCGGTCGCTGTGCTGTCCGACTGCGCCGTCTACGCCGCCGACGGACCCTCACCACTCGACGTCCTGCCCTACGACGACGCCGGTAAGACGGTGCCCGGGTCGTTCCGGCTCGGAGTGTCACCCGGAATGGTCAAGCACGAAGGCACCCAGACGACCCTGTGGGCCGAAGAGCTCCGCGAGCGCGTCCAGGCACCGGAGCTGAACCTGGCCCGCTACATCAAGACCGGCGACGTCACCACCGCCGACACAGGGGAGTAG
- a CDS encoding restriction endonuclease → MSPSDFEEYVAELCRRDGCTGVRRVGAANDLGADVTGRLPDGRKLVVQCKRYAKHRTVGSPDLQKFNGTARSEHGADVPLFVASCKFTKQARAFAARHGLVLVDVDLLGFWNSGTALTALLDLDIGRSGTNQKLAPDN, encoded by the coding sequence ATGAGCCCCTCGGACTTCGAGGAATACGTCGCGGAACTCTGCCGCCGAGACGGCTGCACCGGAGTGCGCCGCGTGGGTGCTGCGAACGACCTGGGCGCCGACGTGACGGGCCGGCTGCCGGATGGCCGGAAGCTCGTGGTGCAGTGCAAGCGCTACGCGAAACACCGCACCGTCGGTAGCCCGGACCTCCAGAAGTTCAACGGCACCGCCCGCAGCGAACACGGAGCAGACGTCCCGCTTTTCGTCGCCTCGTGCAAGTTCACCAAGCAGGCGCGAGCCTTCGCAGCCCGCCACGGTCTGGTCCTCGTGGACGTCGACCTCCTCGGCTTCTGGAACAGCGGCACCGCTCTGACCGCGCTCCTGGACCTGGACATCGGCCGGTCCGGCACCAACCAGAAACTCGCCCCGGACAACTGA
- a CDS encoding NUDIX domain-containing protein, whose amino-acid sequence MLAIRRTRPGIPVYWVLPGGGVEPGDESREAALYREIHEEIAGKADIVRLLHTMSPTTSASSSTSPASRPGPSRTAPARSSAPRTAANTCWRRFR is encoded by the coding sequence ATGCTAGCCATCCGCCGCACCCGGCCGGGCATCCCCGTGTACTGGGTCCTGCCCGGCGGCGGTGTCGAGCCCGGTGACGAGTCCCGTGAGGCCGCCCTGTACCGGGAGATCCACGAGGAGATCGCGGGGAAGGCCGACATCGTCCGCCTCCTCCACACGATGAGTCCGACGACGAGCGCCAGCTCTTCTACCTCGCCCGCATCGCGACCTGGTCCTTCGAGGACCGCACCGGCCCGGAGTTCTGCGCCAAGGACCGCGGCGAATACATGCTGGAGGAGATTCCGCTGA
- a CDS encoding three component ABC system middle component, whose product MTTTQLPEAAALLNPAFGAYILSHSAAAYAAAATEPESHLPWPSAFLVLPLVLPPDSRSALPRDTRTQLAGWLADNTMIRAAFPQRAPALHAYTQGCIRFGIRHGTLALTGGGLRATRKPAKPDSSQPAGEAATCVRAAVLVGRWFAATDTATLFTLLGVRP is encoded by the coding sequence ATGACCACCACCCAGCTTCCTGAAGCAGCGGCCCTCCTCAACCCTGCTTTCGGCGCCTACATCCTCAGCCACAGTGCTGCCGCGTACGCCGCAGCCGCCACCGAGCCGGAATCCCATCTGCCCTGGCCGTCCGCGTTCCTGGTCCTGCCGCTGGTCCTGCCCCCCGACTCCCGGAGCGCCCTGCCGCGAGACACCCGCACCCAGCTCGCCGGATGGCTGGCAGACAACACCATGATCCGCGCAGCATTCCCTCAGCGCGCACCCGCTCTGCACGCCTACACCCAAGGCTGTATCCGCTTCGGCATCCGCCACGGCACCCTGGCGCTGACCGGAGGCGGCCTGCGGGCCACCCGCAAACCCGCGAAGCCCGACTCGTCACAGCCCGCCGGCGAAGCCGCCACCTGCGTACGCGCCGCGGTTCTCGTGGGCCGCTGGTTCGCCGCGACAGACACCGCCACCCTCTTCACGCTGCTGGGCGTAAGGCCCTGA
- a CDS encoding ABC-three component system protein: MTQKMPHSAAGQMVGYLYQCEWALVELARRWFRDPQTELRMEMLDDIDLLRHGTPVELVQSKHHGHAGELGSTSADLWRSINSWCDALEHLPAGQLPMLRLVTTQTVSPGNVLAKLRHDARDVTAALAELEAIAGDPDGAKTTLPWRSRFMACTASTRAALVGAIVLDDSAPRVSEVDSTLREVIGIWKNDEQSQAILEELKGWWWNVSLDMLDHTNPGRRMSVSAEELRTQIDYVSGKYTHTALPVVDSLDDLTEQEIAQYTGHVFVEQLKLIGLGNRSIRAHIGEYHHAWAHRSRWLYHHHVTPGELTQFDSDLRQEWNLIFAKYADRFDAGKEGDDAQAVGETILDATLTAAQDIKLRQLGKRWIARGTLHALADNARNEPKPLGWHPHFEDLLKTPPRTQTKGE, encoded by the coding sequence GTGACACAGAAGATGCCGCACTCCGCGGCCGGCCAGATGGTCGGATACCTCTACCAGTGCGAATGGGCCCTGGTGGAACTGGCCCGCCGATGGTTCAGGGACCCGCAGACCGAGCTCCGCATGGAGATGCTCGACGACATCGACCTCCTCCGCCACGGCACGCCGGTCGAGCTCGTCCAGTCCAAACACCACGGACACGCCGGCGAACTGGGGTCCACCAGTGCCGACCTGTGGCGTTCGATCAACTCCTGGTGCGACGCGCTCGAACACCTGCCGGCGGGGCAGCTTCCCATGCTCAGGCTCGTCACCACACAGACTGTCTCGCCCGGCAATGTTCTGGCCAAACTCAGACACGACGCCCGGGATGTCACCGCTGCACTGGCAGAACTCGAGGCCATCGCCGGCGATCCCGACGGCGCCAAAACCACATTGCCCTGGCGATCCCGGTTCATGGCCTGCACCGCTTCGACGCGCGCTGCCCTCGTGGGCGCCATCGTCCTCGACGATTCCGCGCCGCGAGTGTCAGAGGTGGACTCTACGCTGCGCGAAGTGATCGGAATCTGGAAGAACGACGAGCAGAGCCAGGCGATCCTCGAGGAACTGAAAGGCTGGTGGTGGAACGTGTCCCTCGACATGCTCGACCACACCAATCCCGGCCGGCGCATGTCCGTCAGCGCCGAGGAACTGCGCACTCAGATCGACTACGTCTCCGGCAAGTACACCCACACCGCCCTGCCCGTCGTCGACAGCCTCGACGACCTCACCGAGCAGGAGATCGCCCAGTACACCGGCCACGTCTTCGTCGAACAGCTCAAGCTGATCGGCCTCGGCAACCGCAGCATCCGCGCCCACATCGGCGAGTACCACCACGCCTGGGCCCACCGCTCACGCTGGCTCTACCACCATCACGTCACCCCCGGGGAACTCACCCAGTTCGACAGCGACCTGCGCCAGGAATGGAACCTCATCTTCGCCAAGTACGCCGACCGCTTCGATGCCGGCAAAGAAGGCGACGACGCCCAGGCCGTCGGCGAGACCATCCTCGACGCCACCCTCACCGCGGCGCAGGACATCAAACTCCGCCAGCTCGGCAAACGGTGGATCGCCCGCGGCACCCTGCACGCACTCGCCGACAACGCCCGCAACGAACCCAAGCCGCTGGGCTGGCACCCCCACTTCGAGGACCTGCTCAAGACACCCCCGCGCACGCAGACGAAGGGGGAGTAG
- a CDS encoding AAA family ATPase: MLTTALAVQSAAAAPDLFDAMGHAAPTGLHFLGTPGLRTLLTPGLLAVGDALADAYAKGRFVCVLGQAGVGKTFAVHTAARRLGELLPLDLRAQPSPADLRDALHEALRLPGQAPADPAPADTLIRRALAQGPRIVVVEDAHRLSPSCWEYLRFLHDELSQGLCVVLTAPACGERFLRAQRMLATRTTSWLCVQPLTRDRIPQAVPALHALWQGVAPGDLDALDARCAGGVLRRWAVLTRHTQRAMAAHGAKKPDRVMLQAVADRADGGRRP; the protein is encoded by the coding sequence TTGCTGACCACTGCGCTGGCTGTTCAGAGTGCCGCCGCTGCGCCGGACCTCTTCGATGCGATGGGACACGCTGCCCCGACAGGTCTGCACTTCCTTGGCACCCCAGGTCTGCGCACGTTGCTCACCCCGGGCCTGCTTGCCGTGGGCGATGCGCTCGCCGACGCCTACGCCAAGGGCCGGTTCGTGTGCGTGCTGGGACAGGCCGGGGTCGGCAAGACCTTCGCCGTCCACACTGCCGCACGCCGCCTCGGCGAGCTGCTGCCCCTGGACCTTCGTGCTCAGCCGTCACCGGCAGACCTGCGTGACGCCCTCCACGAGGCACTGAGGCTCCCCGGCCAGGCGCCTGCCGACCCCGCCCCTGCCGACACGCTGATCCGCCGCGCCCTCGCGCAGGGGCCGCGGATTGTCGTGGTCGAGGACGCCCACCGGCTGTCACCGTCGTGCTGGGAGTATCTGCGATTCCTGCACGACGAGCTCTCCCAGGGGCTGTGCGTGGTCCTGACCGCCCCGGCGTGCGGCGAACGCTTCCTGCGTGCCCAGCGGATGCTCGCCACCCGCACGACGAGCTGGCTCTGTGTGCAGCCGCTCACCCGCGACCGCATTCCGCAGGCGGTTCCCGCCTTGCATGCGCTGTGGCAGGGCGTCGCGCCCGGTGACCTCGACGCACTCGACGCCCGATGTGCCGGCGGCGTGCTGCGCCGGTGGGCTGTGCTGACCCGGCACACCCAGCGGGCGATGGCCGCCCACGGGGCGAAGAAGCCAGACCGGGTCATGCTGCAGGCTGTGGCCGACCGAGCCGACGGCGGACGGCGCCCGTGA
- a CDS encoding DUF3732 domain-containing protein, with translation MHLIALALYHRDGRPDPRVVRFRPGTLNILTGESETGKSAVLSIVEYCLGRQTFTLPDGVITDTTAWYALLVQIGPTRLLLGRPAPKGASTNKAMLVIGDHTLDVPAADQMHVNADAAAIRTELSARIGIEEFRFQPPAGAGRHAFDVSIAQAVLLCLQKQNEIANQNLLFHRQGEQGIAQAIKDTLPYFLGAAGPEQAARRHELAELNKALRRVNKQIEEARRRVEGGEAPRVALARMAADAGLIDTVPEAPTATALDTLLRQALDAVPDASFVSGPDTRREQLAAERRALRSQLQEIDNSRTILDSWKEESTALTGELHVQLSRLKPIGLLGDASHDRDAHTCPLCSQHLPIPDPRVSDLQELTRRLETELDDLAALQPARNQHLEALEAQTREIQASLRNNAATLEALNASDRQLRQAQDQRTYLAHVQGRILQELQRTSPQGKDDLGDLLRHGDRLTEQAEALQLLVDADEVGAETENRLNEVADLMTTWARTLGLEHADTAEEVRISPTLLNVVLRTPAGRLPLTRIGSAKNWIGYHLVAHLALHTYLQRHNRPVPGFLMLDQPTQAFFPEEVHDAVTVEDADWEAVRAYFALISQAVEQNGGALQVIVCDHVNLRDDWFQQGVVENWRGGVALIPTDWISAE, from the coding sequence ATGCACCTGATCGCCCTCGCCCTCTACCACCGAGACGGCCGCCCCGACCCCCGCGTCGTCCGCTTCCGCCCCGGCACCCTCAACATCCTCACCGGAGAGTCCGAGACCGGGAAATCCGCGGTCCTGAGCATCGTCGAGTACTGCCTCGGCCGGCAGACCTTCACCCTTCCAGACGGAGTCATCACCGACACCACCGCCTGGTACGCGCTCCTCGTACAGATCGGCCCCACCCGTCTCCTCCTGGGCCGCCCCGCGCCCAAGGGCGCCTCGACGAACAAGGCGATGCTCGTCATCGGCGACCACACACTAGATGTCCCTGCGGCAGACCAGATGCACGTCAACGCTGACGCCGCCGCCATCCGCACCGAGCTCAGCGCCCGTATCGGCATCGAGGAATTCCGCTTCCAGCCCCCCGCCGGAGCCGGCCGTCACGCCTTCGACGTCTCCATCGCCCAGGCCGTCCTGCTGTGCCTGCAGAAGCAGAACGAGATCGCCAACCAGAATCTCCTCTTCCACCGCCAGGGGGAGCAGGGAATCGCCCAGGCGATCAAGGACACCCTTCCCTACTTTCTCGGCGCGGCAGGCCCCGAACAGGCAGCCCGCCGTCACGAACTCGCCGAACTGAACAAAGCCCTGCGCAGGGTCAACAAGCAGATCGAAGAGGCACGGCGCCGAGTAGAAGGCGGCGAAGCCCCCCGCGTCGCCCTGGCACGCATGGCAGCCGACGCAGGTCTCATCGACACCGTCCCCGAAGCTCCCACCGCAACCGCCCTCGACACCCTGCTGCGCCAAGCCCTCGACGCCGTTCCCGACGCCTCCTTCGTCTCCGGCCCAGACACCAGGCGTGAACAGCTCGCCGCCGAACGCCGCGCCCTGCGCAGCCAGCTTCAGGAGATTGACAACTCCCGCACCATCCTCGACAGCTGGAAGGAAGAGAGCACCGCCCTCACCGGCGAACTCCACGTCCAGCTCAGCCGCCTCAAGCCCATCGGCCTGCTCGGCGACGCCTCCCACGACCGCGACGCCCACACCTGCCCCCTGTGCTCTCAGCACCTCCCCATCCCAGACCCTCGAGTCTCCGACCTCCAGGAACTCACCCGCCGCCTCGAGACAGAACTGGACGATCTGGCCGCACTGCAGCCGGCCCGGAACCAGCACCTCGAAGCACTCGAAGCACAGACCCGCGAGATCCAGGCAAGCCTGCGTAACAACGCGGCCACCCTCGAAGCCCTCAACGCCAGCGACCGGCAACTCCGCCAAGCCCAGGACCAGCGCACCTACCTCGCCCACGTCCAAGGACGCATCCTCCAAGAACTCCAGCGCACCAGCCCCCAGGGCAAGGACGACCTCGGCGACCTCCTGCGGCACGGCGACAGGTTGACCGAACAGGCCGAAGCCCTCCAGCTTCTCGTGGACGCCGACGAAGTCGGCGCCGAGACCGAGAACCGGCTGAACGAAGTCGCCGACCTCATGACCACCTGGGCGCGAACCCTCGGCCTCGAGCACGCCGACACCGCCGAAGAGGTCCGCATCAGCCCCACCTTGCTCAACGTCGTCCTGCGCACCCCCGCCGGACGACTGCCCCTCACCCGCATCGGCAGTGCCAAGAACTGGATCGGCTACCACCTCGTCGCCCACCTCGCCCTGCACACCTACCTGCAGCGCCACAACCGTCCGGTCCCGGGCTTCCTCATGCTTGACCAGCCCACCCAGGCGTTCTTCCCCGAGGAGGTGCACGACGCGGTCACCGTCGAGGACGCCGACTGGGAAGCCGTCCGCGCCTACTTCGCCCTCATCTCCCAGGCCGTAGAGCAGAACGGCGGAGCTCTCCAGGTCATCGTCTGCGACCACGTCAACCTCCGCGACGACTGGTTCCAGCAGGGAGTCGTCGAAAACTGGAGAGGCGGCGTCGCACTCATTCCCACAGACTGGATCTCCGCCGAGTGA